Genomic DNA from Shouchella patagoniensis:
GCTCCTATAAAAGGATATCCGTCCTGCGTTGCTGGTCTTAGTCCTGCCCAAGTATGAAACGGTTTTTCGTTTTTTAAAAATGGTAAAATCTTACCATTCCAATTCGTTAATCGCTTTATGCCTTTCTCAGTTACATCTGTTTGAAAGCCAACAATATCTTCGGAAGCACCGTTTACAATTGTCCCATTTGCTTTTGGTACTAAATAACCTTGGCTTGTATATAAGATATGGTGGATCCGCTTCTGTTCAAGTGTATACGCACAGATTTGCCCACGAATTGGAACAATTGGCAAGGATACATTTAATACATCGGCCTGTTCCAGTGCCCAGGCTCCGGTTGCAATAACTAGCTTATCGGCTTCAAATGACATACCATTAGAAGCCGATAATAAAGCTGGTTTTGTTGCTTTTTCAAGCTTTACATCTACAAGATGCTCAAAAATCTTAACTCCACACTGACGGCACGCCACCTCAAGCGCCTTTACGTAGTCGGGCGCATACACATGTGCTTCCTCTGGATAATGAATCGCCCCAATAATTTCTTGAGACAACTCCGGTTCTAGTTCGTTTAATTCCTCTTTCCCAAGCACGTTTGCTTGTGCACCAAATGATTCTTGCCAACTTTTTCTTGTCTCTAAAGATAATAAATCTGCTTCATGGTAAACGCAGTGTAAACTACCTGACTCAGTATATTCGAACTCGTAACCAGATTCCTTTTTTACAATTGCCTGCCACGATTTAAACTCACGTAAACTAGCCAAACAAAGTCGAAAAAAATCATCTGGATCTTCGGTAATCTCGGAATATGGGGCAAGCATCCCAGCTGCCGCACCAGAAGCCTGGCCACCACATGCATTTTTTTCTAATAAGGTTACGGAAGCGCCATCTAATGCCAACTTAAGTGCAATGGATAATCCAATGACACCTCCGCCAAGAACAACAGTCTCTTCCATGCACTCTACCCCTTAAACGATGAAATCAATGATTCATACTGGCTGCTCGCCGTTGCATACTTCTTTTTTGGTATACGTCCAGCTTCAAATGACATTCTTCCGGCATCAATTGCATACTTCATCGCCTTTGCCATTTTAACTGGGTCTTTCGCTTTGGCTACTGGCGTATTCATTAAAATTCCATCAACGCCAAGCTCCATCGCAAGCGCAACATCACTAGCTGAACCAAGACCTGCATCAACAATAATTGGAACGTTCGCTTCTTCCGCGATCAACCCAATATTATATGGATTTAAAATCCCAAGACCTGTCCCAATTGGCGAAGCACCTGGCATAACAGCTGCAGCTCCGGCTTCTTCTAGTCGTTTGCAAAGAATTGGATCATCCGATGTATAAGGGAGTACAACAAATCCTTCTTTGACAAGTATTTCGGTAGCTTTAAGTGTTTCAATGGGGTCGGGTAGAAGTGTTTTTTCAGATGCACTAATCTCTACTTTTATCCACTCACTTAATCCTGCAGCTCTAGCTAAACGGGCAATTCGTACCGCTTCTTCAGCATTACTTGCTCCTGATGTGTTTGGCAAGTATTGAAGAGTTCTCCCCTCAAGGTGTTGCAAAATCGAGTCTTCCCCAGGTGCTTCTAAATTTACTCTGCGAATCGCGAATGTTAATACCTCTGCTCCTGAAGCTTTAATTGCTTCGTTCTGAACATAGGGGTTTGGATACCTGCCTGTGCCAAGAAAAAAGCGAGAAGACAACGTTTTTCCACCGATCACCAATTGTTTTTGCTTCATTTCTTAACCACCTCCTACAAAATGAACTAATTCAATCTGCATTCCTTCTTGGAGCATTGTTTCTTTCCAATGAGAACGATCGATAATCTCACCATCAACTTCTGCAACCACAAGTTGGCTAGACAGCTCATATTCAACAACTAATTCATACAGTGACAAACTTTTAGAATTTAGTTGTCCTCCATTTACAATTATTTTCATTGTTTAGCCTCTTCCAATGCTTCTTTCATTGCGGCACTTGCAGCTTTCACATCTTTTGCGGCAACAATTTCCGTAATCACACAAACTCTATCTGCACCTGCTTCAACCACTTCTTTTACATTATGCAACTTAATGCCACCTATTGCGACAAAAGGAATGGAGACATGATCTTTTACTTCCTGGATATAAGAAGTTGTTACAGGGTCTACAACATCAACTTTACTTTTAGTCGGAAAAATCGGCCCAACCCCAATATAATCTGCACCATTCTTCTCTGCCTCTAATGCTTCTTCTAGTTTATGGGAAGAAACCCCAATCATTTTTTTCGGTCCAATAAGCTTCCTCACTTCTGCTAACGGCATATCATCTTGTCCGATGTGAACACCATCTGCGTCTACGACTAAAGCTATATCAATGTGATCATTCACAATAAAGGGAACATCATACTTTGCACATAATTCCTTTAGGTTTCTTGCCTTTTCAAGTAAATCCTTTTTACTACTTGTTTTGTCACGAAGTTGGATGATATCTGCGCCTCCTTGGATGGCTTCTTCCATCACATCAATCAAGTTTCGTTCAGGGTGAAATTCTTCTCCGGTAATCACATACAAATGAAAATCTCTCATCTTCTATTCCTCCTCTATACAATAAAAAAGACCGCAGCAAAGGGGCTGCGGCCTGCATGCACAAACATAAGGTCCGACTTCCCTCCGCTGGCATCACCCAGATCAGGTCAAAAGGGTATAAGAAACGAGTTCTTATTCTCAGCCCGACTTCTCCAGGCACCCCTAGTCATTTAACAATCATTATGACATATCTTTATACTTGATTTAAACCAGTTTGCTTCATTTTTATAATGGCAAAAACCTTGAACCCGCAATACCAGGTTTAGTCATTTCTTTTGGATCAAGGATCTCATTTAATTCTTCCTCTGATAATATACCACGCTCTAGGCAAATTTCGCGAACAGCTCTACCAGTCTCAATTGCTTCTTTGGCAATTCGTGTAGCTACTTCATATCCAACATGGGGATTGATCGCAGTAACAATACCAACACTTTTTTCAACCATCTCACGGCAATGTTCCACATTCGCCGTAATTCCAGAAATCGCGTACTCTTTAAAAACACGCATCCCATTTTTTAAGATTGTCAATGATTGTAACAAGTTAAATACAAGTACTGGTTCCATCACATTTAACTCCAATTGACCTGCTTCTGAAGCCATACTAATCGTATGATCGTTTCCAATAACTTGGAATGATAATTGATTAATAACTTCACACATTACCGGGTTAACCTTACCCGGCATAATAGACGAGCCTGGCTGACGGGGAGGCAAGTTAATTTCATTTAAACCAGTGCGTGGACCTGAACTCATCAAACGCAAATCATTTGCGATTTTGCTTAAATTGATTGCTAAAATCTTTAATGAACTTGAAAGTTCTGTATACGCATCCGTATTTTGCGTGGCATCAACTAAATCCTCTGCTGTTTTGAAAGGCAGTTCTGTAATATCAGCTAAATGAATGGCTACTTTCTCGATATACTCAGGTTTGGCATTTAACCCAGTACCAACAGCAGTAGCCCCCATGTTTACTTCATGTAGATGATCAGCAGAACGACTTATGCGCTTTAAATCACGTACGAGCACTTTTCGATAAGAACCAAATTCTTGTCCTAAACGAATGGGCACAGCATCTTGTAAATGGGTACGACCCATTTTCAGCACATTGTCAAACTCTTCTGCTTTGCTTGCCATTTCTTTTATTAATTCACGTAATTCGTCCGTTAAGCCCTGAGTCATATGAACTGCTGCAATGTGGATTGCAGTCGGAAACGCATCATTTGTTGATTGCGCCATGTTTACGTGCGTATTTGGGCTTACTTTTAAATAGTCGCCTTTTTCTCCGCCTAGCAGTTCAATTGCTCGATTTGCGATTACTTCATTGGTATTCATATTAAATGAAGTTCCTGCACCGCCCTGAATCGAATCCACGATAAAATGTTCATTTAACTGACCAGCGATCACTTCATTACTTGCTTCTACAATTGCATCTGCAATATGTGGACGCAGTACACCAACATCTTTATTGGCAAGTGCCGCCGCTTTTTTTACATACCCGAAAGCCCGAATTAATTCTGGGTGTGGCGGATAACCTGTAATTGGAAAATTATCTTTTGCTCGTAATGATTGAATGCCATAATACGCATCCTTTGGTACTTGTTTTTCTCCTAATAAATCTCTTTCAACGCGGTACTCCGTCATCTTCTGTTGACTCCTTTAGTCTCTTTCAATTCCCTCAGTTATTTACTTTGTTCACGAGCTTTAATTGCTAACCAAACCGCACCATATATGCCTGCATCATTGCCAAGTGATGCTAGTTTAATTTCTGCACTTTCTGCAACTCTGGGCAATGCATATTGATTGAAAACACGTCGCAGCGGCTCAAGCAATTGGTCGCCAGCCTTTGAAACACCACCACCAATAACTATCTTTGCCGGGTTTAACGCATTCGCTAAGTTCGCTACTGCAAAACCTAAATGTTCTGTTGCCTCTGCTACAACATTAGTAGCGGTTGCATCTCCTTGCTTCGCAGCTTCAAAAATATCTTTTGTTGTTAATGCTTGTGCTCCTACTTGATGAAGCAAGCTCGAAGATTCTTTTTTCATTGCTTCTTGCGCTAATCTAACCATTCCAGTTGCTGAAGATACTGTTTCCAAACAACCCGTTTTTCCACAGTTACACAATGCCCCACCTTCACGAATGGATGTAATATGACCAATCTCACCACCCATGCCATTTTCACCATGGAGGATTTGACCACGCGTAATGATGCCACCCCCAACTCCTGTTCCTAGCGTAACAAACAATTCTTCTTCTGTCCCGTCCCCTGCACCTTTCCATTTTTCTCCGAGTGCAGCTAAATTCGCATCATTATCAATACGGACAACGACGCCTAATGCTTTTTCTAGTTCATCTTTCAGCGGGTAATCTCGCCACCCAATGTTTACAGCATGGTATATAAAACCTGTTTCCATTTCAATAAAACCTGGTGCCCCCACACCAGCTCCTAATAAAACACTATTTCCAGGTAGCTTTTCTGATAGGCTAGTCGCGATATCTGAAACGATACGAACTCCGTTTTCACTTGCATCCGTGGGGATTTCCCATTTACTAATTAAATCCCCTCCTTCTGTTAAAAAGGCTAATTTAACAGAAGTTCCACCAATATCAATTCCCGCATAAAATTCTTGTTTCATAATCCCTTCTCCCCCATTAACTCAACTTCTCAAGTTCTTGCCTAATAATGAGTAACGCTTGCAAGTACTCTTCACGATCGATCATTCCATACTGATGCAATTCCTTTATTTCTCCTTGCATGAGTTGAAGATCCGTTGCTCGATTTCTCGTATATATGAAAGCGCCATACCGTTTCAGCAATTGTTGAATGTCAAAAAGCGTTTTCATCCGTTCACCTCAAGCTTATTATAACAGTTTAATCACTGCAATAAAAAGAAATGAAACGAGCGGGAGAAAAGCAGCGACATATATGTTTTTCACCCATAGCAAGATAGAATTATACAGCAATATCCCAAAAAATACTGCCCCTACAAATAAAATAGCCATACTTAGTGTAAAGAAAGTGCCAAATCCCAGCATCCCCCACTGAACGCCCATGAAAAAAAAGAGGGAGGCGAGTATGATTCCGTATGGTTTTATAAAAAGCTGATAGCCAAATGCCGGGTGGTACGATCGAACAGTCGCAATAATAAATAGAAAAGAACAAATTGCGATGATAATATCTAAAAAACGAAATCCAAGCCAGCTAGGTCCGATCAAAGCTATAAACATTCCCGCATATGAGAAGAATAAAAAACAACAGCCCATAGTCACTAGCATGAGAATCGGCGGTACCAATTTCATCGCTGCAGCAATACCACCAATCGTAACACCTAGTGAAAGGACAAATAAGACTATGATAAACAAAAAGCCCATACCATCATCTCCTGTCTTAAAATTGTACTAGTTTAGCCTATGTTTTCATTTGAAAATTAAGGACACGTTTGACATGATAGAAAAAGGAAAAGGAGTGAACACCATGGCTAGAGATGTAAATGAAGTCATTGATCGAGCAATTTACGGTGCGTTAGAGACAAAACCGGGAGAGCGCCGTCTTTTTTTAACAACTATCCTTGAACGACTGCATATTGCACTAACAAGAAAGCAAGTTAGTTCCAAAGGTATTTATCAAGAGGTCGAACAAGTTATGAAAACGAAACAAAACCTGCATCTTTATGTAAACGCAGAGTTGGGTTACCAAGCATACGCCGATTACATTCGCCTTGCCAATGTTAATCAGATCACATATACGATTGTTTCCCCAACTGGAGAAACACCATTCGGACTGGTCCTTGCTAATAAGGACCAAGCTGTTAACGTTGCCGATCCTTTTATAAAAGATGAGATGCATGATCGAGACATAAGCGCATATTAAAAAGGCAGACCTGCTACCTATCCGGATCTTGTGGATGAATAATAGCAGGTCTGCGATTTTTTAGTGGCATAGAGATACGTAAAAACACATCTCGAAGAGCTTTTAAATTAAACGGGATAAATGGCCACATATATGGAACTTGTAATCCCTTTAAACGAACAAGTAAAATAAGCCATACGGTCGTTGAAACAACAAATCCGACAACACCAAACGCCGCAGTTGCGATAAGAAAAACGATTCGCATAAATCGATTGGCAAGTGACAATTCGTAACTTGGTGTTGCAAAAGTCCCTACAGCTGCAATCGCTAAATATAAAATCACTTCTGGAGAAAACATTCCCACTTCTATCGCGATATCACCTATTAAGAGAGCAGCTACCAGCCCAAGCGCTTCTGCGACAGCACTCGGCGTATGAATAGACGCCATTCGC
This window encodes:
- the thiO gene encoding glycine oxidase ThiO; its protein translation is MEETVVLGGGVIGLSIALKLALDGASVTLLEKNACGGQASGAAAGMLAPYSEITEDPDDFFRLCLASLREFKSWQAIVKKESGYEFEYTESGSLHCVYHEADLLSLETRKSWQESFGAQANVLGKEELNELEPELSQEIIGAIHYPEEAHVYAPDYVKALEVACRQCGVKIFEHLVDVKLEKATKPALLSASNGMSFEADKLVIATGAWALEQADVLNVSLPIVPIRGQICAYTLEQKRIHHILYTSQGYLVPKANGTIVNGASEDIVGFQTDVTEKGIKRLTNWNGKILPFLKNEKPFHTWAGLRPATQDGYPFIGALTQYPNIYMACGHYRNGILLSAITAKLVVELLSEKEPSVPLSSFHPERFT
- a CDS encoding thiazole synthase, which gives rise to MKQKQLVIGGKTLSSRFFLGTGRYPNPYVQNEAIKASGAEVLTFAIRRVNLEAPGEDSILQHLEGRTLQYLPNTSGASNAEEAVRIARLARAAGLSEWIKVEISASEKTLLPDPIETLKATEILVKEGFVVLPYTSDDPILCKRLEEAGAAAVMPGASPIGTGLGILNPYNIGLIAEEANVPIIVDAGLGSASDVALAMELGVDGILMNTPVAKAKDPVKMAKAMKYAIDAGRMSFEAGRIPKKKYATASSQYESLISSFKG
- the thiS gene encoding sulfur carrier protein ThiS, which codes for MKIIVNGGQLNSKSLSLYELVVEYELSSQLVVAEVDGEIIDRSHWKETMLQEGMQIELVHFVGGG
- the thiE gene encoding thiamine phosphate synthase, whose amino-acid sequence is MRDFHLYVITGEEFHPERNLIDVMEEAIQGGADIIQLRDKTSSKKDLLEKARNLKELCAKYDVPFIVNDHIDIALVVDADGVHIGQDDMPLAEVRKLIGPKKMIGVSSHKLEEALEAEKNGADYIGVGPIFPTKSKVDVVDPVTTSYIQEVKDHVSIPFVAIGGIKLHNVKEVVEAGADRVCVITEIVAAKDVKAASAAMKEALEEAKQ
- the aspA gene encoding aspartate ammonia-lyase: MTEYRVERDLLGEKQVPKDAYYGIQSLRAKDNFPITGYPPHPELIRAFGYVKKAAALANKDVGVLRPHIADAIVEASNEVIAGQLNEHFIVDSIQGGAGTSFNMNTNEVIANRAIELLGGEKGDYLKVSPNTHVNMAQSTNDAFPTAIHIAAVHMTQGLTDELRELIKEMASKAEEFDNVLKMGRTHLQDAVPIRLGQEFGSYRKVLVRDLKRISRSADHLHEVNMGATAVGTGLNAKPEYIEKVAIHLADITELPFKTAEDLVDATQNTDAYTELSSSLKILAINLSKIANDLRLMSSGPRTGLNEINLPPRQPGSSIMPGKVNPVMCEVINQLSFQVIGNDHTISMASEAGQLELNVMEPVLVFNLLQSLTILKNGMRVFKEYAISGITANVEHCREMVEKSVGIVTAINPHVGYEVATRIAKEAIETGRAVREICLERGILSEEELNEILDPKEMTKPGIAGSRFLPL
- a CDS encoding ROK family glucokinase, which encodes MKQEFYAGIDIGGTSVKLAFLTEGGDLISKWEIPTDASENGVRIVSDIATSLSEKLPGNSVLLGAGVGAPGFIEMETGFIYHAVNIGWRDYPLKDELEKALGVVVRIDNDANLAALGEKWKGAGDGTEEELFVTLGTGVGGGIITRGQILHGENGMGGEIGHITSIREGGALCNCGKTGCLETVSSATGMVRLAQEAMKKESSSLLHQVGAQALTTKDIFEAAKQGDATATNVVAEATEHLGFAVANLANALNPAKIVIGGGVSKAGDQLLEPLRRVFNQYALPRVAESAEIKLASLGNDAGIYGAVWLAIKAREQSK
- a CDS encoding YqgQ family protein; its protein translation is MKTLFDIQQLLKRYGAFIYTRNRATDLQLMQGEIKELHQYGMIDREEYLQALLIIRQELEKLS
- a CDS encoding YueI family protein encodes the protein MARDVNEVIDRAIYGALETKPGERRLFLTTILERLHIALTRKQVSSKGIYQEVEQVMKTKQNLHLYVNAELGYQAYADYIRLANVNQITYTIVSPTGETPFGLVLANKDQAVNVADPFIKDEMHDRDISAY